One genomic region from Bacilli bacterium encodes:
- the xylB gene encoding xylulokinase, giving the protein MKAVVGIDLGTSGVKGTIFDSQGQALVSDSEDYALTQVKTNWAEEDPREWEKATLNMLRRLLNLFSEPKKDIIAIGLTGQMHGLVLLDKKDQVLRPALLWCDLRSEGISEELITKYGKDFFLKRTGNLPIAGLTLAKLLWIKKYEPDIFSAIDKVMLPKDYIRYMLTGKHQSELSDLSGTQFINFITKDYDEDILNIIGLPRHVYPTIIASYDNGGTIKNSIAKELGLNAEVIVAGGASDQAANALGVGVIKNKEASISMGSSGVFLAISDKFSFNSSGKSQTFIHADGHNFLTIGVTQACTTSLNWFISTFYSEIEDKKTAINRVNSDANGSPTGSNGVIFLPYLMGERTPHLDANAKGIFFGLNTNVHRSDMARAVMEGVAYSIKDCALVVLKNQSIKQIGIGGGGAKSPLWRQIVADTLGLKLDLSSVSETGCLGAAILAMIAADIYPNMDKAVETIFSKSKTSVIPNKENNLIYQENFLVYQGIYKQLKTLFR; this is encoded by the coding sequence ATGAAAGCGGTGGTTGGAATTGATCTAGGAACATCAGGAGTCAAAGGAACAATCTTTGACTCGCAGGGGCAAGCTTTAGTTAGTGATAGTGAAGATTACGCTTTAACTCAGGTAAAAACCAATTGGGCCGAAGAAGATCCTCGCGAATGGGAAAAAGCGACACTGAATATGCTGCGGCGCCTTTTAAATTTATTTTCAGAGCCAAAGAAAGATATTATTGCCATCGGATTAACCGGTCAAATGCACGGCTTAGTTTTGCTAGATAAGAAAGATCAGGTTTTGCGTCCGGCTTTACTTTGGTGTGATTTGAGAAGTGAAGGCATAAGTGAGGAATTAATTACAAAATATGGAAAAGATTTTTTTCTAAAACGCACGGGCAATTTGCCGATTGCCGGTTTGACTTTGGCAAAACTGTTATGGATAAAAAAATACGAGCCGGATATTTTCTCGGCGATTGATAAAGTAATGCTGCCCAAAGACTATATACGATACATGCTTACCGGTAAACATCAAAGTGAATTAAGCGACTTATCCGGAACGCAGTTTATTAATTTCATAACCAAAGATTATGATGAGGATATTTTGAATATTATCGGTTTGCCGCGACATGTCTATCCAACAATTATCGCCAGTTATGATAATGGAGGGACCATAAAGAACAGCATTGCAAAAGAATTGGGTCTCAACGCAGAAGTGATAGTTGCCGGAGGAGCATCCGATCAGGCTGCAAACGCTTTGGGTGTCGGGGTAATCAAGAACAAAGAAGCATCCATTTCGATGGGAAGCAGCGGTGTATTTTTAGCAATAAGCGATAAGTTTTCATTCAATAGCAGTGGAAAGAGTCAAACTTTCATTCATGCGGACGGACACAATTTTTTAACAATCGGCGTAACGCAGGCATGCACGACCTCTTTAAACTGGTTTATTAGTACTTTTTATTCTGAAATCGAGGATAAAAAGACGGCAATCAACAGAGTAAATAGCGATGCAAATGGCAGCCCAACCGGCAGTAATGGAGTAATTTTTCTTCCTTACTTGATGGGCGAAAGAACACCGCACCTCGATGCTAATGCCAAAGGGATTTTCTTCGGCTTAAATACCAATGTGCATCGAAGTGATATGGCGCGAGCGGTAATGGAAGGGGTGGCCTATTCAATTAAGGACTGTGCATTGGTTGTTTTAAAAAATCAATCGATCAAACAAATTGGAATCGGCGGGGGTGGAGCCAAAAGCCCCCTATGGCGGCAAATTGTCGCGGATACTTTAGGCTTAAAATTGGATTTATCATCGGTAAGTGAAACCGGTTGCTTAGGGGCAGCAATCTTAGCTATGATCGCCGCCGACATTTATCCCAACATGGATAAAGCGGTCGAAACTATTTTTTCCAAGTCAAAGACTTCGGTGATACCCAACAAAGAAAATAATCTGATATATCAGGAAAATTTTTTGGTTTATCAAGGAATCTATAAGCAACTTAAAACGCTTTTTAGATAA
- a CDS encoding ABC transporter substrate-binding protein: MKNKLLKILLLSTALLVSGCNQGSENTEALTFNILSNWDKVGMKNHLNSGSNVGPINWFSVESLVQYVRSTDEIFYILAKSVTHNSNHTSTIRLREDAKWQTGEDFVSDDVIGYYYLNQGEVTNYIQSFTKISDKEFIINWKEAMEPNDRVKTLLLAVDRSGSVQYSIFHQFVDKAKEVLDNSPSAPEGYTGWAPFGHLASQNDQTVYLQNYTEFKAFNPSTFVATGPYMPYKQSETEMILIRNENYWARENLKFKYIKATNSLSDLNQIYSMLQSGKIDYQDGLAPENTLNAIINNNPNMAHYKMFDPGAIGIVFNLNAKKKTGPNGEKEALWTDKVREAFEYIFDRDKIKDSGNPYAVTSYYSMMSMAPSEAKVYMSDENFNRLPSYNHDESKATQLLQEDGWNKEGESWYKNGVKMSLTLHYDGSHPGQSGAAIAAQAALNAFGIDCTLKKASDFNSWLGSASSAAFAQDMSMCWTDLNMSFSYPTGSFIYFYKDITAKVLQLEKYTADDAPDSSYIGKYKLQLEKSDGSGYFYPSDVLDGMYCLSDEELTSTVDDLVLGLAKKNYGVQMYQNVTGSFFNKAKVGGLPNSDLWDTNRNMTYVPNKSDNYDDFMAYGKLNFYYAYASSFISGMLYPTISEK, from the coding sequence ATGAAAAACAAATTACTGAAAATTCTATTATTATCGACAGCTTTATTAGTCAGCGGTTGTAATCAAGGAAGCGAAAATACCGAAGCTTTAACTTTCAATATTTTATCCAACTGGGATAAAGTCGGAATGAAAAACCATCTTAATAGTGGCTCTAATGTGGGACCAATTAACTGGTTTTCAGTTGAGTCGCTTGTTCAATACGTGCGCTCAACCGATGAAATTTTTTATATTCTCGCAAAGAGTGTGACACATAATAGCAACCATACTTCCACCATTCGTCTTCGGGAAGACGCAAAATGGCAGACCGGAGAGGATTTCGTATCGGATGACGTTATTGGTTATTATTATTTGAATCAAGGGGAAGTAACAAATTATATTCAATCATTTACAAAGATAAGTGATAAAGAATTCATAATTAATTGGAAGGAAGCTATGGAACCTAATGACCGCGTTAAGACGCTTCTTTTGGCGGTAGATCGTTCCGGTAGTGTCCAATACAGCATTTTTCATCAATTTGTGGATAAAGCCAAAGAGGTACTCGACAATTCTCCTTCGGCTCCAGAAGGATATACGGGCTGGGCTCCTTTTGGTCATTTGGCATCACAAAATGACCAAACGGTATATCTACAAAACTATACGGAGTTTAAGGCATTTAATCCTTCAACCTTTGTCGCTACCGGTCCTTATATGCCCTATAAGCAAAGCGAGACGGAAATGATTCTTATTCGCAATGAAAACTATTGGGCGCGGGAGAATTTGAAGTTCAAATATATTAAAGCGACCAACTCGCTTTCGGATTTAAATCAGATCTATTCCATGCTCCAAAGCGGAAAAATAGATTATCAGGATGGCTTAGCGCCAGAAAACACATTAAATGCAATTATTAATAATAATCCGAATATGGCCCACTACAAGATGTTTGATCCAGGGGCGATAGGGATAGTTTTTAATCTTAATGCTAAAAAGAAAACTGGTCCTAACGGAGAAAAAGAAGCTCTTTGGACGGATAAAGTGCGGGAAGCATTCGAGTATATTTTTGACCGTGATAAAATTAAAGACTCAGGGAATCCTTATGCGGTCACCTCCTATTATTCGATGATGTCTATGGCCCCAAGCGAAGCTAAAGTTTACATGAGCGATGAAAATTTTAATCGCTTACCAAGTTATAATCATGACGAGAGTAAAGCCACGCAGTTATTACAGGAAGATGGGTGGAATAAAGAGGGGGAGTCGTGGTACAAAAACGGCGTAAAAATGAGTTTGACCCTTCATTATGATGGCTCTCACCCCGGACAAAGCGGAGCTGCTATTGCCGCCCAAGCGGCTTTAAATGCCTTTGGTATTGATTGTACTCTTAAGAAGGCGAGTGACTTTAATTCGTGGTTAGGGAGTGCATCATCGGCGGCTTTTGCTCAGGATATGTCAATGTGCTGGACGGATTTAAATATGTCTTTCTCCTATCCAACCGGTTCGTTTATATATTTCTATAAAGATATCACCGCCAAAGTATTACAATTAGAAAAGTATACGGCCGACGATGCGCCTGATTCATCTTACATCGGCAAGTATAAACTTCAGTTGGAAAAGTCTGATGGCAGCGGTTATTTCTATCCCAGTGATGTTTTGGATGGAATGTATTGCCTCAGTGATGAGGAATTGACATCGACCGTCGATGACCTAGTTTTAGGATTAGCCAAAAAGAATTATGGCGTTCAAATGTATCAAAATGTAACCGGCTCGTTTTTTAACAAGGCCAAAGTCGGCGGATTACCCAACAGTGATCTTTGGGATACAAATAGGAATATGACTTACGTTCCCAACAAGAGTGATAATTATGATGATTTTATGGCATACGGAAAACTAAATTTCTATTATGCTTACGCTTCAAGTTTTATCAGCGGAATGCTCTACCCAACGATAAGTGAGAAATAA
- a CDS encoding ABC transporter permease — protein MIKKVFHSIMAGIKWFFFRYRFLWQRIGIAILTLFLTTILTFILVRSMPGSLIDSYALELAAQRNITLEEARRLAIQILNWNPDESMFHQFFRYIGGLLQGNLGSSMYIDGLTANDVIKKTLPWTLFVATIALAISFFIGTAMGTRLAWKRKGAEEVISSSFIVITSSIPDYLIGLILLYFLAYQNKIFPSNGAYDLMVASPGFNIQFIISCCYYAFLPILAYSLAQIGGWALSAKGSAVGVLGEDYINAARARGLPNKIIIRRYLKRNALLPLVTSLAITFAFLFGGSPVMESIFNYPGIGQQFSICIGRRDYFMVQGILFFISVVVIFVNLVADSIYSLIDPRIRKG, from the coding sequence ATGATTAAAAAGGTCTTTCACTCAATAATGGCTGGAATCAAATGGTTTTTCTTTCGCTATCGTTTCTTATGGCAGCGAATTGGAATCGCTATTTTGACTTTATTTCTTACGACGATTTTAACTTTTATATTAGTAAGATCCATGCCCGGAAGTTTAATCGATTCCTATGCCCTTGAATTAGCGGCCCAAAGAAACATTACTTTGGAAGAGGCCCGGCGCCTGGCTATCCAAATTTTGAATTGGAATCCGGATGAGAGCATGTTTCATCAGTTTTTCCGATATATCGGAGGATTATTGCAGGGCAATCTCGGCAGTTCGATGTATATTGACGGCTTAACCGCGAATGATGTTATTAAAAAGACTCTCCCATGGACATTATTTGTTGCTACGATTGCCTTGGCGATTTCCTTTTTTATCGGAACGGCAATGGGAACGCGCTTGGCTTGGAAACGCAAGGGAGCAGAAGAGGTTATTTCTTCCTCCTTTATTGTCATAACCTCTTCGATTCCCGACTACCTAATCGGCCTGATTCTTCTATACTTTTTAGCCTATCAGAATAAAATATTTCCCAGTAACGGAGCCTATGATTTAATGGTAGCCAGTCCGGGATTTAATATCCAATTTATCATTAGTTGTTGCTATTATGCTTTTTTGCCAATTCTAGCTTATTCGCTGGCCCAAATTGGAGGCTGGGCCTTATCGGCTAAAGGTAGCGCGGTCGGAGTTTTGGGCGAAGATTATATCAACGCGGCTAGAGCCAGAGGACTGCCTAACAAGATTATTATTCGCCGATATTTGAAGCGGAACGCCTTATTGCCGTTGGTTACATCGTTAGCCATTACTTTTGCCTTTCTATTTGGCGGCTCGCCCGTAATGGAATCAATTTTCAACTATCCAGGCATCGGACAACAATTTTCCATATGCATCGGCCGGAGAGACTATTTTATGGTGCAGGGAATACTTTTCTTTATCAGCGTGGTAGTAATTTTTGTCAATTTAGTAGCCGATTCAATTTATTCATTAATTGATCCGCGGATAAGGAAGGGATAA
- a CDS encoding ABC transporter permease, which yields MKRATENFQRALSKVKSILKRFLVKFKQTFFSNGKSSVGMVILLAFILIGIFGPLIWPYDPEVVYENHLAAPSWEHLLGTDNIGRDVFRQLVAGTNDVLAIAFYTAIISISVGVIFGLISGFAGGIADRIIQMITNVFLTIPSLPIFLILASLFTIRSSLGLALILSLFSWAGLCRSIRAQVMTLKERDFIQICQVMNLSKAHIIFKEIMPNVASYILVNFILAMKNAITGSVGIMILGLAAFEPTNWGAILVTAKDYGALIVPEARIWLFSPIVCIALFQLSAILLSNGLDETFNPRLRRN from the coding sequence ATGAAACGTGCAACTGAAAATTTTCAAAGGGCGCTAAGCAAAGTAAAATCAATTTTAAAAAGATTTTTAGTAAAATTTAAACAGACGTTTTTTTCCAATGGAAAGTCAAGTGTTGGAATGGTCATCTTGCTTGCGTTTATCCTAATTGGTATTTTCGGTCCTTTAATTTGGCCATATGATCCGGAAGTTGTTTATGAAAACCATTTGGCCGCTCCTTCCTGGGAGCATTTATTGGGGACGGACAACATTGGCCGAGATGTTTTTCGACAACTGGTTGCCGGTACAAACGATGTTTTAGCAATCGCTTTTTATACCGCGATTATTTCAATTTCGGTGGGCGTGATATTTGGTCTTATATCGGGATTTGCCGGAGGAATCGCCGATCGAATCATCCAGATGATTACCAATGTTTTTCTTACGATTCCATCATTACCGATTTTTCTGATTTTGGCCTCGCTTTTTACCATTCGAAGTTCACTTGGACTGGCCCTCATTCTTTCGCTTTTTTCTTGGGCAGGCCTATGTCGATCAATTCGAGCGCAGGTCATGACGTTAAAGGAGCGGGATTTTATTCAAATATGTCAAGTGATGAACTTATCGAAGGCGCACATAATCTTTAAGGAGATTATGCCTAACGTGGCCTCATATATTCTGGTTAATTTTATTTTAGCCATGAAAAACGCCATTACGGGAAGTGTGGGCATAATGATTTTGGGCCTAGCGGCTTTTGAGCCGACAAACTGGGGAGCAATCCTCGTCACGGCCAAGGACTATGGAGCATTAATTGTTCCCGAGGCCCGAATCTGGCTTTTTTCTCCAATCGTCTGTATTGCCCTTTTTCAATTAAGCGCCATTCTCTTATCTAATGGGCTTGATGAAACATTTAATCCCCGTCTGAGGAGAAATTAA
- a CDS encoding ABC transporter ATP-binding protein, whose protein sequence is MEYPFVFETKNICIDYQLKKYSLRAVNKVSLAIHKGSITALVGESGSGKTTIATALINCISEPGKIVEGEVLYYHDGTYNHQFGNAERIDEHTFVTHVEKMDNQQLNFFRWLEASMVFQGAQSALNPLMTIFEQFFETMRVHQQTPMPYKKFKEKVERRSREVLDIVNLDSDRVLKMYAHELSGGMKQRVMIAFALLLQPKFIILDEPTTALDVITQDYIFKILQRINREQGITMLLLTHDVGIVAKFADYVGVMYGGQLMEFGTTTDIFKQRLHPYTDGLISSTPSIIADVNKLESIPGNPVDIRNLPPGCVFAPRCHKCFHRCEIERPHRHYFPNGHQVLCHLYSDKTKGDSHE, encoded by the coding sequence ATGGAATATCCATTTGTATTTGAAACGAAAAATATCTGTATCGACTATCAGCTGAAAAAATACTCTTTGCGTGCGGTTAATAAAGTCTCGCTTGCAATCCATAAGGGAAGTATCACTGCGCTTGTGGGTGAATCCGGTTCGGGGAAAACGACAATCGCCACTGCATTAATAAACTGTATTTCCGAACCCGGAAAAATTGTCGAAGGAGAAGTCCTCTATTATCACGATGGAACATATAATCATCAATTCGGCAATGCGGAGCGAATTGATGAGCATACCTTTGTAACCCATGTGGAAAAGATGGACAACCAACAATTGAATTTTTTCCGTTGGCTAGAGGCATCGATGGTATTTCAAGGAGCTCAAAGTGCGCTTAATCCTCTGATGACAATTTTTGAGCAGTTCTTTGAGACGATGCGTGTTCACCAGCAAACACCGATGCCCTATAAAAAGTTCAAAGAAAAAGTTGAGAGACGTTCGCGCGAAGTCCTGGATATCGTCAATCTTGACAGCGATCGCGTCCTTAAGATGTATGCCCATGAATTAAGCGGCGGAATGAAGCAGCGGGTAATGATAGCTTTTGCGCTTTTACTGCAACCGAAGTTTATTATTCTCGATGAACCAACAACTGCGCTGGACGTTATAACGCAAGATTATATTTTTAAAATTCTTCAAAGAATTAATCGTGAACAAGGAATAACAATGCTCCTTTTAACCCACGATGTCGGAATTGTTGCTAAGTTTGCCGATTATGTCGGGGTTATGTATGGCGGACAACTTATGGAATTCGGAACCACAACGGATATTTTCAAACAAAGACTGCACCCGTATACAGATGGGCTTATTTCCTCGACACCTTCAATCATCGCCGATGTAAACAAGTTAGAATCCATACCAGGAAATCCGGTCGACATCCGTAACTTACCGCCGGGATGTGTTTTTGCGCCCCGTTGCCATAAATGTTTTCATCGTTGTGAAATAGAACGGCCTCACCGCCATTATTTCCCCAATGGGCACCAAGTACTTTGTCATTTATATTCTGACAAAACGAAAGGAGATAGCCATGAATAA
- a CDS encoding ABC transporter ATP-binding protein, producing MNKEVILSLKNVNVVFSKVGKYGIKEHNFHVLKNINLDIHSGEIVAIVGESGCGKTTLGKIITGLLKPSKGEVKYRNNNVYGFFKKDFQTFRNDVQFIQQDSYAALNPVRTIFQSLYAPIHAHHHDYSREQINRRIEELLGLVGLLPAEQFLDKYPHQLSGGQRQRILMARALSLSPKLIVADEPVSMIDVSMRLSILKLMANLNRELNIAFVYITHDLGTAKFIADEGNVAVMYLGQIVEFGPIRDFIKRPLHPYSQALISAVPIPDPQIARQVKEIKIKGMEMSSLENRNGGCPFYARCPYCHPDCKDDKKEYLTVGKMKVLCPYYEEILNANKDI from the coding sequence ATGAATAAGGAAGTAATCTTAAGTCTAAAAAACGTTAATGTCGTGTTTTCAAAAGTGGGTAAATACGGTATTAAAGAGCATAATTTTCATGTGCTAAAAAACATCAATCTAGATATCCATTCCGGAGAAATAGTTGCCATTGTCGGGGAATCGGGTTGTGGTAAAACAACACTGGGCAAAATAATCACCGGATTACTGAAGCCCTCTAAGGGCGAGGTTAAGTATCGAAACAATAATGTATATGGCTTTTTTAAAAAAGATTTTCAAACCTTTCGTAACGATGTTCAGTTTATCCAGCAGGATTCCTATGCCGCGCTTAACCCGGTTCGGACAATTTTTCAGTCTCTTTATGCTCCGATTCATGCGCATCATCACGATTATTCGCGGGAGCAAATAAATAGGCGCATAGAAGAATTATTAGGATTGGTTGGGCTTTTACCGGCCGAACAGTTTCTAGACAAATATCCCCATCAATTATCCGGTGGGCAGAGGCAAAGAATTCTGATGGCGCGAGCCCTTTCGCTATCACCGAAGTTAATTGTAGCCGATGAGCCGGTATCGATGATTGATGTTTCAATGCGGTTATCGATTCTAAAATTAATGGCCAATCTAAATCGGGAATTAAATATTGCTTTCGTGTATATAACGCATGATTTAGGAACCGCAAAGTTTATAGCCGATGAAGGCAATGTTGCGGTTATGTATTTAGGACAAATTGTTGAATTTGGCCCGATCAGAGATTTTATTAAACGACCGCTGCACCCTTATTCGCAGGCCCTTATTTCGGCCGTTCCTATTCCCGATCCGCAAATAGCGCGGCAAGTTAAGGAAATTAAAATCAAAGGCATGGAGATGTCTTCCTTAGAAAATCGTAATGGTGGATGTCCCTTTTATGCTCGGTGTCCATATTGTCACCCGGATTGTAAAGATGATAAGAAAGAGTATTTAACTGTCGGCAAGATGAAGGTACTGTGCCCCTATTATGAGGAGATATTAAATGCGAACAAAGATATATAG
- a CDS encoding rubredoxin: MEKYQCTACGYIYDEEIGDPDGGIAPGTKFEDIPDTWVCPVCGVSKDMFIKL, translated from the coding sequence ATGGAAAAATATCAATGCACAGCCTGTGGCTATATTTACGATGAAGAAATTGGTGATCCGGATGGTGGAATCGCTCCCGGAACAAAGTTTGAAGACATTCCAGATACTTGGGTATGCCCCGTCTGCGGCGTTAGCAAAGACATGTTCATAAAACTATAA
- the purB gene encoding adenylosuccinate lyase: MDTYISPLSNRYASDEMKYIFSAQYRFASWRKLWVSLAKAEKKLGLNISDEQIEELSAHVNDIDFAVAEKYEHRFRHEVMAHIYAYGDVCPLARPIIHLGATSSYVMDNGDLLQIRDALLVVESWLVTLIKELSAFALKHRYQPTLAYTHFQAAQPTTLGKRAALWMNDLVFDLSEVHHLLDDLPFFGCKGTTGTQASFLELFADDEEKVKKLEKLIAQDLEFTHIVPVSGQTYSRKWDSRALSVLSGIAQSGSKFANDIRLMAHLKEVDEPFESEQIGSSAMPYKKNPMRSERLTSLARFVMVDNLNPVWTAANQWLERTLDDSANKRLSVAEAFLATDAVLDLYLNIISGLVVYPKMMEKHLDEELPFMATENILMYLVNDKGQDRQNVHSILRDLSLKAGAEVKMEGQENRLLKYIEEDQRLAITHEEIIHLLDIKNFIGRAPQQVIDFISEVINPLLADYSDIKLMKSEVTL; encoded by the coding sequence ATGGATACGTACATTAGTCCCTTGTCAAATCGCTATGCGAGTGATGAGATGAAGTATATATTCAGTGCCCAATATCGTTTCGCTTCATGGCGAAAACTTTGGGTTTCTTTGGCTAAAGCCGAAAAAAAATTGGGCTTAAATATAAGCGATGAGCAGATTGAAGAATTATCTGCTCATGTTAATGATATTGATTTTGCAGTGGCGGAAAAATACGAACATCGTTTTCGGCACGAAGTAATGGCACATATCTATGCCTATGGCGATGTATGTCCGTTGGCCCGCCCCATCATTCATTTAGGAGCCACGAGTTCATATGTTATGGATAATGGTGATTTACTTCAAATTCGCGATGCTTTATTAGTCGTTGAAAGCTGGCTTGTTACCCTGATTAAAGAATTGAGTGCTTTTGCTCTTAAACATAGATATCAGCCGACCCTTGCCTATACTCATTTTCAAGCCGCGCAGCCAACGACATTAGGAAAAAGAGCCGCGCTGTGGATGAATGATTTAGTTTTCGACTTAAGCGAAGTTCATCATCTCCTAGATGATTTGCCCTTTTTTGGTTGTAAAGGAACAACCGGAACTCAGGCAAGTTTTTTGGAACTGTTTGCTGACGATGAAGAAAAAGTTAAAAAATTAGAAAAACTTATCGCTCAGGATCTTGAGTTTACGCATATCGTACCGGTGAGCGGACAAACTTATTCTCGCAAATGGGATAGCAGAGCGTTGTCCGTTTTGAGCGGAATTGCGCAAAGCGGCAGTAAATTTGCCAATGATATACGACTTATGGCTCATCTTAAGGAAGTAGACGAGCCCTTTGAAAGTGAGCAGATTGGCTCTTCGGCCATGCCTTACAAAAAAAACCCGATGCGAAGCGAACGGTTAACCTCTTTGGCTCGGTTTGTCATGGTAGACAATTTAAACCCGGTCTGGACAGCCGCTAATCAGTGGTTAGAAAGAACACTTGACGACAGCGCAAACAAGCGACTTTCAGTTGCGGAGGCCTTTTTGGCCACCGATGCTGTTTTGGACTTATATTTAAATATCATCAGTGGACTGGTTGTCTATCCTAAAATGATGGAAAAACACCTCGATGAAGAATTGCCTTTTATGGCTACGGAAAACATTCTTATGTATCTTGTGAATGATAAGGGCCAGGACCGACAAAACGTTCATTCTATTTTGCGAGATTTATCCTTGAAGGCGGGAGCGGAAGTTAAAATGGAGGGCCAAGAAAATCGGCTTCTAAAATATATTGAAGAAGATCAACGATTAGCCATTACCCATGAAGAAATTATTCATTTATTGGATATTAAGAATTTCATCGGTCGCGCTCCTCAGCAGGTTATCGACTTTATAAGTGAGGTCATAAATCCGCTTCTTGCGGATTATAGTGATATTAAGCTAATGAAGAGTGAAGTAACTCTTTAG
- a CDS encoding adenylosuccinate synthase translates to MLAAIVGVNWGDEGKGRMVDLLSDKYDVVVRYQGGNNAGHTVVNEKGKFILNLLPSGILREKTINVMGQGMVIDVEHLFHEVEHLRQSGINISPKNLKISDQATICLPFNKLLDELEEDRLGANKFGSTRRGIAPVYSDKYMKKALRMSDLKDFAKLKTKLPSLVEWKNLLIEKGYGHEAIKVDELIKWLEKYGLYFLPYIVDTTTFLRSMMKENKNIMFEAQLGALRDIDYGIYPFTSSSNTIASYAPIGSGIPFAHLDETLGIMKAYSTCVGAGPFVAEMFDQQGDALREAGHEYGAATGRPRRVGGFDIVASRYGVLMQGATAIALTKLDVLSGLKRIPVVVAYEVDGRQIDFFPKGEELERAKPIYEYLPGFNEDISKARSLEDLPLAAISYIRYLEKAVDCPIQYVSVGPSREEYIKLF, encoded by the coding sequence ATGCTTGCAGCAATCGTAGGAGTTAACTGGGGCGACGAAGGCAAAGGGAGAATGGTTGACCTTTTATCCGATAAGTATGATGTGGTTGTCCGCTACCAAGGCGGCAATAATGCCGGTCATACTGTTGTTAATGAGAAGGGCAAATTCATTCTTAATCTTCTACCGTCCGGCATCCTAAGGGAAAAGACGATTAATGTGATGGGACAGGGAATGGTTATTGATGTTGAACATCTTTTTCATGAAGTTGAACATCTCCGTCAATCGGGAATTAACATCAGCCCGAAAAATTTAAAAATAAGTGACCAAGCCACTATTTGTCTGCCATTCAATAAGCTTTTGGATGAATTGGAAGAAGATCGGCTTGGGGCTAATAAATTTGGATCTACTCGTCGGGGTATTGCTCCGGTTTATAGCGATAAATATATGAAGAAAGCTCTGCGAATGAGCGATTTAAAAGACTTTGCCAAACTAAAAACCAAACTTCCGTCTCTAGTAGAATGGAAGAATCTTTTGATTGAAAAAGGCTATGGTCATGAGGCAATTAAAGTTGACGAATTAATAAAATGGTTAGAAAAATACGGACTTTATTTTCTTCCCTATATCGTCGATACAACGACATTTTTGAGGTCGATGATGAAGGAAAATAAGAATATCATGTTTGAAGCACAATTAGGTGCCTTAAGAGATATCGACTATGGAATTTATCCATTTACATCATCGTCAAACACCATAGCGAGTTATGCCCCGATTGGTTCAGGAATTCCTTTTGCTCATCTCGATGAAACTCTGGGGATTATGAAAGCCTATAGTACCTGTGTTGGCGCGGGTCCTTTTGTGGCCGAGATGTTTGATCAACAGGGAGATGCTCTCCGCGAAGCCGGACATGAATATGGCGCGGCAACGGGACGGCCGAGACGGGTCGGTGGTTTTGATATCGTGGCTTCCCGTTACGGAGTTTTAATGCAAGGTGCTACCGCAATTGCGCTCACTAAACTAGATGTTTTAAGCGGGTTAAAAAGAATACCGGTTGTCGTCGCCTATGAAGTCGATGGCAGGCAAATTGACTTCTTTCCTAAAGGTGAAGAACTTGAACGAGCCAAGCCAATATATGAGTATCTTCCTGGATTCAATGAAGATATATCTAAGGCTCGAAGTTTAGAGGATTTACCACTGGCAGCAATAAGTTATATTCGTTATCTAGAAAAGGCTGTGGATTGCCCAATTCAGTATGTCTCCGTCGGACCCAGTCGCGAGGAGTATATTAAACTTTTTTAA